In Malus sylvestris chromosome 15, drMalSylv7.2, whole genome shotgun sequence, a single genomic region encodes these proteins:
- the LOC126602154 gene encoding mechanosensitive ion channel protein 10-like isoform X1: MEGGKGVGEKKGTNDVVLQISVGEERTSYNKETRDLNLQLTELQCLRVSGSSSPEIPRPSRTLPPWKPPKIPTEPLRPPFSRSVFSKPKSRFVEPFPQLKSTANSSNVASPSSKIAGTTPRDLRSAPITPRTPLVDGGEEDDDEEVYKTAKLKVCAKSGKKIKKLSLIELVAFVCIVVFFIAGLTVPTLENKMYLGLELWKWCVLVLVVLCGRLVTEWFINVLVFVIELNFLLKKNVLYFVYGLKRSVQIFIWLGLVLLAWGLLFDNGVKRSRKTSRILGYVTRGLASCLIGAAIWLVKNLFVKVVASSFQCNRFFDRIQESIFHQYVLRTLSGPPLMEMAESVGRAPSSGRLSFKNLKGGKKEGNEGAKEEVIDVEKLKKMNQEKISAWTLKGLINVVRSSGLSTISNTLESLDDEESEQKGKEITSEWEAKAAAYDIFLNVTKRSNKYIEEDDLLRFMKKEEVDIVLPLFEGAAETGKIKRKALKNWLVNVYLERKSLAHSLNDTKTAIEELNRLASGFLLLVIIIVWLLLMGLFTTNMLVLIASQLLMLAFVFGNTAKTVFEAIIFVFVMHPFDVGDRCVIEGVQLIVEEMNILTTVFLRSDNEKVYYPNSVLASKPISNFYRSPEMGDSVDFSIDVSTKIETIVALKARIKEYLDSKTQHWRPAHSVVVKDIEDVNKMKMALYVTHTINFQNYGDKTSRRSDLVFELKKIFEDLGIKYHLPHQEVHLRYVGSSAAELPPTWR, encoded by the exons ATGGAAGGTGGAAAAGGCGTGGGGGAGAAGAAAGGAACAAACGATGTAGTTTTGCAGATTTCGGTCGGCGAAGAGCGCACAAGTTACAACAAAGAAACCAGAGACTTGAATCTTCAGCTGACGGAGCTTCAGTGCCTCAGAGTCTCCGGCTCTTCTTCGCCAGAAATCCCAAGGCCGAGTCGTACGCTGCCGCCGTGGAAGCCGCCGAAAATCCCAACCGAACCCCTGCGACCTCCGTTTTCGCGGTCGGTGTTCTCGAAACCCAAGTCGAGGTTCGTTGAGCCGTTTCCTCAGTTGAAGTCAACTGCTAATTCTTCCAATGTGGCATCGCCAAGCTCCAAAATCGCAGGCACAACACCGAGAGATCTGAGGTCCGCCCCGATAACCCCAAGAACACCGTTGGTCGACGGCGGCGAGGAGGACGATGATGAGGAGGTTTATAAGACTGCAAAGCTAAAGGTGTGTGCGAAGTCCGGTAAGAAGATAAAAAAGTTGTCATTGATTGAGTTGGTTGCATTTGTTTGCATTGTTGTGTTTTTTATTGCTGGCTTAACTGTACCTACGTTGGAAAATAAGATGTATTTGGGGTTGGAATTGTGGAAATGGTGTGTCTTGGTGTTGGTTGTTTTGTGTGGTAGATTGGTCACAGAATGGTTTATCAATGTTCTGGTTTTCGTGATTGAGTTGAACTTTTTGCTTAAGAAGaatgttttgtattttgtttacgGGTTGAAGAGAAGTGTACAGATTTTTATTTGGTTGGGTTTGGTTCTTCTGGCATGGGGTTTGTTGTTCGACAACGGAGTGAAGAGGTCAAGGAAAACCTCTAGGATCCTAGGTTATGTTACACGGGGTCTGGCTTCGTGCCTAATTGGAGCGGCCATATGGCTGGTGAAGAATTTGTTTGTCAAAGTAGTAGCTTCTTCATTCCAATGCAATAGATTCTTTGATCGGATTCAAGAATCAATCTTTCATCAGTATGTTCTCCGCACCCTTTCCGGGCCTCCACTGATGGAAATGGCAGAAAGTGTCGGGAGGGCCCCAAGTAGCGGTCGGTTGAGTTTCAAAAATTTGAAGGGAGGGAAAAAGGAGGGGAATGAAGGGGCCAAAGAGGAGGTGATTGATGTAGAAAAGCTCAAAAAGATGAACCAAGAGAAAATTTCTGCTTGGACCTTGAAAGGGTTGATTAATGTAGTAAGGAGTTCGGGGTTATCTACCATCTCCAACACACTTGAGAGTCTTGACGATGAGGAGAGTGAGCAGAAAGGTAAGGAGATTACTAGTGAGTGGGAAGCAAAGGCTGCGGCTTATGATATTTTCCTGAATGTCACCAAGCGTAGCAACAA GTACATTGAGGAAGATGACCTCTTGCGCTTCATGAAAAAGGAGGAGGTCGACATTGTTTTACCTCTGTTTGAAGGGGCAGCGGAAACTGGCAAGATCAAGAGAAAAGCTTTGAAGAACTGGCTG GTGAATGTTTACCTTGAGCGCAAATCACTGGCGCATTCCTTAAATGACACTAAAACAGCAATTGAGGAGCTGAATAGGCTTGCCTCAGGGTTTTTGCTTCTGGTGATCATTATCGTGTGGCTACTTCTGATGGGATTGTTTACGACAAACATGCTAGTCCTTATAGCATCTCAGCTTTTAATGCTGGCGTTTGTATTTGGTAATACTGCAAAAACTGTGTTTGAAGCGATCATATTCGTCTTTGTGATGCACCCTTTTGATGTAGGGGACCGTTGTGTCATTGAAGGAGTACAG CTTATTGTTGAAGAGATGAACATATTGACAACAGTCTTCTTAAGATCTGACAACGAGAAAGTTTACTATCCAAATTCAGTACTGGCTAGTAAACCCATCAGCAACTTCTATAGGAGCCCGGAGATGGGTGATTCTGTTGATTTTTCTATTGACGTTTCTACAAAGATTGAGACCATTGTGGCTCTAAAAGCCAGAATAAAAGA GTACTTGGACAGCAAGACTCAGCACTGGCGTCCTGCGCATAGCGTGGTGGTTAAGGATATTGAGGACGTTaacaaaatgaaaatggctCTTTATGTTACACATACCATTAACTTTCAGAACTATGGCGACAAGACCAGTCGGAGATCAGATTTGGTCTTTGAGCTGAAGAAAATATTTGAAGATCTTGGTATAAAATATCACCTCCCGCATCAAGAAGTTCATCTCCGCTATGTCGGATCATCGGCTGCAGAACTTCCACCCACATGGCGGTGA
- the LOC126602154 gene encoding mechanosensitive ion channel protein 10-like isoform X2, with product MEGGKGVGEKKGTNDVVLQISVGEERTSYNKETRDLNLQLTELQCLRVSGSSSRSVFSKPKSRFVEPFPQLKSTANSSNVASPSSKIAGTTPRDLRSAPITPRTPLVDGGEEDDDEEVYKTAKLKVCAKSGKKIKKLSLIELVAFVCIVVFFIAGLTVPTLENKMYLGLELWKWCVLVLVVLCGRLVTEWFINVLVFVIELNFLLKKNVLYFVYGLKRSVQIFIWLGLVLLAWGLLFDNGVKRSRKTSRILGYVTRGLASCLIGAAIWLVKNLFVKVVASSFQCNRFFDRIQESIFHQYVLRTLSGPPLMEMAESVGRAPSSGRLSFKNLKGGKKEGNEGAKEEVIDVEKLKKMNQEKISAWTLKGLINVVRSSGLSTISNTLESLDDEESEQKGKEITSEWEAKAAAYDIFLNVTKRSNKYIEEDDLLRFMKKEEVDIVLPLFEGAAETGKIKRKALKNWLVNVYLERKSLAHSLNDTKTAIEELNRLASGFLLLVIIIVWLLLMGLFTTNMLVLIASQLLMLAFVFGNTAKTVFEAIIFVFVMHPFDVGDRCVIEGVQLIVEEMNILTTVFLRSDNEKVYYPNSVLASKPISNFYRSPEMGDSVDFSIDVSTKIETIVALKARIKEYLDSKTQHWRPAHSVVVKDIEDVNKMKMALYVTHTINFQNYGDKTSRRSDLVFELKKIFEDLGIKYHLPHQEVHLRYVGSSAAELPPTWR from the exons ATGGAAGGTGGAAAAGGCGTGGGGGAGAAGAAAGGAACAAACGATGTAGTTTTGCAGATTTCGGTCGGCGAAGAGCGCACAAGTTACAACAAAGAAACCAGAGACTTGAATCTTCAGCTGACGGAGCTTCAGTGCCTCAGAGTCTCCGGCTCTTC TTCGCGGTCGGTGTTCTCGAAACCCAAGTCGAGGTTCGTTGAGCCGTTTCCTCAGTTGAAGTCAACTGCTAATTCTTCCAATGTGGCATCGCCAAGCTCCAAAATCGCAGGCACAACACCGAGAGATCTGAGGTCCGCCCCGATAACCCCAAGAACACCGTTGGTCGACGGCGGCGAGGAGGACGATGATGAGGAGGTTTATAAGACTGCAAAGCTAAAGGTGTGTGCGAAGTCCGGTAAGAAGATAAAAAAGTTGTCATTGATTGAGTTGGTTGCATTTGTTTGCATTGTTGTGTTTTTTATTGCTGGCTTAACTGTACCTACGTTGGAAAATAAGATGTATTTGGGGTTGGAATTGTGGAAATGGTGTGTCTTGGTGTTGGTTGTTTTGTGTGGTAGATTGGTCACAGAATGGTTTATCAATGTTCTGGTTTTCGTGATTGAGTTGAACTTTTTGCTTAAGAAGaatgttttgtattttgtttacgGGTTGAAGAGAAGTGTACAGATTTTTATTTGGTTGGGTTTGGTTCTTCTGGCATGGGGTTTGTTGTTCGACAACGGAGTGAAGAGGTCAAGGAAAACCTCTAGGATCCTAGGTTATGTTACACGGGGTCTGGCTTCGTGCCTAATTGGAGCGGCCATATGGCTGGTGAAGAATTTGTTTGTCAAAGTAGTAGCTTCTTCATTCCAATGCAATAGATTCTTTGATCGGATTCAAGAATCAATCTTTCATCAGTATGTTCTCCGCACCCTTTCCGGGCCTCCACTGATGGAAATGGCAGAAAGTGTCGGGAGGGCCCCAAGTAGCGGTCGGTTGAGTTTCAAAAATTTGAAGGGAGGGAAAAAGGAGGGGAATGAAGGGGCCAAAGAGGAGGTGATTGATGTAGAAAAGCTCAAAAAGATGAACCAAGAGAAAATTTCTGCTTGGACCTTGAAAGGGTTGATTAATGTAGTAAGGAGTTCGGGGTTATCTACCATCTCCAACACACTTGAGAGTCTTGACGATGAGGAGAGTGAGCAGAAAGGTAAGGAGATTACTAGTGAGTGGGAAGCAAAGGCTGCGGCTTATGATATTTTCCTGAATGTCACCAAGCGTAGCAACAA GTACATTGAGGAAGATGACCTCTTGCGCTTCATGAAAAAGGAGGAGGTCGACATTGTTTTACCTCTGTTTGAAGGGGCAGCGGAAACTGGCAAGATCAAGAGAAAAGCTTTGAAGAACTGGCTG GTGAATGTTTACCTTGAGCGCAAATCACTGGCGCATTCCTTAAATGACACTAAAACAGCAATTGAGGAGCTGAATAGGCTTGCCTCAGGGTTTTTGCTTCTGGTGATCATTATCGTGTGGCTACTTCTGATGGGATTGTTTACGACAAACATGCTAGTCCTTATAGCATCTCAGCTTTTAATGCTGGCGTTTGTATTTGGTAATACTGCAAAAACTGTGTTTGAAGCGATCATATTCGTCTTTGTGATGCACCCTTTTGATGTAGGGGACCGTTGTGTCATTGAAGGAGTACAG CTTATTGTTGAAGAGATGAACATATTGACAACAGTCTTCTTAAGATCTGACAACGAGAAAGTTTACTATCCAAATTCAGTACTGGCTAGTAAACCCATCAGCAACTTCTATAGGAGCCCGGAGATGGGTGATTCTGTTGATTTTTCTATTGACGTTTCTACAAAGATTGAGACCATTGTGGCTCTAAAAGCCAGAATAAAAGA GTACTTGGACAGCAAGACTCAGCACTGGCGTCCTGCGCATAGCGTGGTGGTTAAGGATATTGAGGACGTTaacaaaatgaaaatggctCTTTATGTTACACATACCATTAACTTTCAGAACTATGGCGACAAGACCAGTCGGAGATCAGATTTGGTCTTTGAGCTGAAGAAAATATTTGAAGATCTTGGTATAAAATATCACCTCCCGCATCAAGAAGTTCATCTCCGCTATGTCGGATCATCGGCTGCAGAACTTCCACCCACATGGCGGTGA